GATTGGCTAAGTTCAAAAATAAGCATAATTTTTATGAGTGTGAAGTTAATAGGTGCAAAAGCTGTTGCTGATAAAAATCAAGTTCAGCTTGGTTTTTTGTTTCAGTGACACAGACTAATAAAGTATTTCCTAATTCAGGATAGAGTGCAGACAAATCGAATCCACCTTGTATGCCAATTTTTGCCAAATCATTTAATAGGGTATTAACAGGTTTTGATAAACGAATGACAAATTCATGGAAAAAGGGTGAATGAAAAACCAATTCGACGCCAGCAATTTGTGTTAATTGTTTAGCTAGTTTTTGTGCATTGTGATGCGCGGTTTGCGCTACTGTTTTTAAGCCCCTAGCGCCTAATAAGCTCATATAAATGGTTGCTGCGGTAACCAGCAATCCTTGATTAGTGCAGATGTTAGAGGTGGCTTTTGCACGACGGATATGTTGTTCGCGTGCTTGTAAGGTCAGTGTAAATCCGGTCTTGCCCGTTTTGTCTACGGTACGTCCAACAATTCGACCTGGCATTTGTCTGACCCATTCTTTTTTACAGCACATAAAGCCAAAGTAGGGTCCTCCACCTGCCAGCGGTATGCCAAGCGGTTGACCTTCGCCACATACAATGTCAGCGCCTTTTTGTCCCCATTGTCCTGGTTCTTTGATTAATCCTAACGCGATAGGGTTTGTTACAGCAATAACAAGGCTATTATTTTCATGTGCCCAATCGGTTAATTGATCGACGGCTTCAAATGAGCCAAAAAAATTAGGATGTTGAATGACTAAGGCACAGATATCTTGCTGATTCCACGGTTCTAGGGCGGTTAAGGGTGTATTACCGTGATCACCGTAAGAAATTTCAATGAGTTCAATTTTTTGTTGTGTGACGATGGATTGTATCGTTTGACGATAAAAGGGGTGCAAGGTTTTAGTAATTAAAATGCGTGCTGATTTGCTTTGTTTATTAGCTCGAACCGCCATTAAAATAGCTTCGGCAAGTGCAGAAGCGCCGTCATAGAGTGATGCATTGGAATAATCCATGCCCGTCAAGCTGGTCATCATCGTTTGATATTCATAGATGAGTTGCAAGGTTCCTTGGCTTGCTTCTGCTTGATAGGGTGTATACGCCGTCATGAATTCGCCACGACTGGTCAGATCCCAAACCGCCGCAGGAATATGATGTTCATAAGCACCGGCACCGATAAAACAAAGCCCTTTTTTGTTTTCTTGGGCGCGTTCTTGTAGAAGACGCGCTGTTTCCATTTCATTTAATCCGGTAGGAATATGTTTGAGTTCAGTATTTTTTAGGTGTGTAGGAATTTCATCAAAAAGATCATCCGTGCTATGCACGCCGATAGTGGCTAGCATTTCTTGTACTTCGACGTCGGTATGAGGAATAAATGGCATATTAGTGCGTCTCAACAGAAATTTGTTCTTGGTAATTTTTTGCGCTTAAAAGCTTTTCTAATTCACTAGAGTCAGAAAATTTAATGCGAAATAACCAACCTTCACCATAAGGATCAGAATTAACCAAACCAGGGGTATCACTTAAGCGAGGATTTACTTCAATGATCTCACCGGAAAGTGGCGAATAAACATCGGCAGCGGCTTTTACTGATTCTAACACACAGATTTCTTCACCTTCTTTTGTTTGTTTCGCGAGGGCAGGTAATTCAACAAAGACAATGTCACCTAATAAGTCTTGTGCGTGATCGCTAATGCCAACACGGGCAATAATACTTTTGTCTTCTAACTGAATCCATTCGTGCGTGGCAGTATATTTCAAGTGTTCAGGTGTTTTCATAAATTTAAAGTCTCATTTATCAGTGAATTTTTTTATTCAAAGGCTTTTTTTCCTTTGCGTATAAAAGGCGGTTTAATAATTTTTGCCCGGTAGTTTTTATCACGGATCGTCACCTGGCAATAGTCACCACTCTCCAGCGGTAGTCGTGCCAGTGCAATAGAGCAGGCTAAGCTCGGTGAAAAGCTAGCACTGGTAATGTGCCCTTTATCGCCTTTTTCTGTGGTTAATATGCAATCTTTACGTAATATAGCGCGTTCTTCTAACACTAAACCAACTAATTCAGGTTGCAGTTGATCGCGTTGTTGTGTGAGTGCTTCGCGCCCTATAAAGTCACGATCGCTTGGCTCCCAGCCAATCGTCCAGGCTAGATTAGATTCGAGAGGTGTCGTACTGATATCCATATCAGAGCCATGCAGATTAAATCCCGCTTCTAAGCGCAAGGTATCACGTGCTCCGAGTCCACAGGCTGGAATATCTAACTCCAATAAACGTTGCCAAAAAGTTTCTGCTTCATGGTGTGGAAGCATCACTTCAAAACCATCTTCGCCAGTATAACCGGTTCTAGCCACACACCAGTTGTTTTGTTCTACGCAATGAAAAGGTTTTAGGTTTTCAATCAGTGTTTGTTGTGTTGCATTAAAAGCGGGTAAGGATTTTTGTCTGGCGTTCGGACCTTGAATAGCTAGGATGGAAAGGTCGTGTCGTTCCTCAATCAGCAGATCACTAAAGCGTTCGGCTTGTTTATTGAACCAATGAAGATCTTGCTCACGATTCCCTGCATTCACTACGATACGATAACGTTGCTCCGATAATTGATAAACGATTAAATCATCGAGAATGCCGGCTTCATCATTTAATAGGCAACTATAGAGCGCTTTGCCAGGCTTAAGTTTTTGTGGATTGTTGGCTAGTAAATAGCTGAGATACGCTAAGCTATTCTTACCTAAAATATCGATGGCCAACATATGGGAAACATCGAATAGTCCACTATCTTGCCGGACTGCATGGTGCTCTTGTATTTGTGAGCGATAATGCAGAGGCATCTCCCAACCTGCAAAATCGACAAGCTTGGCGCCAGCCATTTGGTGTTGTGTATAAAGGGCTGTTCTTTTTCCCATGGTCATTCCATTATTTTAATGTCATTGGTCCCGATTATAACGCGATTAAGTCGACGTTAGTATACTTCTTGAAACTCGGTCATTGCGAGCGCGAAGCGTGCGGCAATCCAGAAAGTATCGTAACCTGGATGGCCACGCTTACTACGTAAGCTCGCCATGACGTAATTTTTTTATTAATTTTACGAAACGAGATTTTAATAGTTTGAATTCATAGCGACGGAATACGTCCCATATTTTAGGATAATACCAACATTTTTTGATAATACTGCGAACCAGTTTTCTTGCTAAGTGCTTTTCTCCGATACGATAGTATTGTCCAGTCAGACTGGTGTAGTAATATAGCCAGAGTGCAGATTGTTGGCTTAGGAATTTATCATTCGTATATAAGAAATATTGCATCGCATTAATGACAGCAGGGATATCGATTGAACGGCTTAAACTAGTTTGTTGATGAATATGCACATTCAGTAAAACTTTTGGAATAGATGCATAAGCTACGCTCGCTTCTAGCATACGCAGCACCAGATCTAAATCCTCCGCAAAACTCATTTCGGGATTAAAGACACCGGCGCGCTTAAAGCAAAGACGATGATAGACGAGTCCAACATAATCCATCTTAGTAATGAAGAGTAAGTTTTTTTCTTGATTTAAATGCCATAGCTTGGTTTTTATAGCATGTTTCTCGCTTTTTAATTTATTTGAGGTAAATACATTAGCAATACCAACCCGAATAAAACCAATAAAAGGTTGTTGTTTCTTTTCGAAAAAATAAAAGATTTCCCGTAAAAACTCAGGCAAATATTCATCATCATCGTCTAAAAAACAGATATATTCTCCTTTAGCGAGTGCGATACCGGTGTTTCTCGCCATAGAGACACCTTGATTATGTGTTTGTCGAATAGTCGTTATTCTGCTGTCGGTAAATTCGGCGACAACCTGCGGTGTATTATCTGT
This is a stretch of genomic DNA from Candidatus Rickettsiella viridis. It encodes these proteins:
- a CDS encoding glycosyltransferase family 2 protein, translated to MQPLFSIILTTYNRSQFLPRAIRSVLAQSFTNFELIIIDDCSTDNTPQVVAEFTDSRITTIRQTHNQGVSMARNTGIALAKGEYICFLDDDDEYLPEFLREIFYFFEKKQQPFIGFIRVGIANVFTSNKLKSEKHAIKTKLWHLNQEKNLLFITKMDYVGLVYHRLCFKRAGVFNPEMSFAEDLDLVLRMLEASVAYASIPKVLLNVHIHQQTSLSRSIDIPAVINAMQYFLYTNDKFLSQQSALWLYYYTSLTGQYYRIGEKHLARKLVRSIIKKCWYYPKIWDVFRRYEFKLLKSRFVKLIKKLRHGELT
- the gcvH gene encoding glycine cleavage system protein GcvH; this translates as MKTPEHLKYTATHEWIQLEDKSIIARVGISDHAQDLLGDIVFVELPALAKQTKEGEEICVLESVKAAADVYSPLSGEIIEVNPRLSDTPGLVNSDPYGEGWLFRIKFSDSSELEKLLSAKNYQEQISVETH
- the gcvPA gene encoding aminomethyl-transferring glycine dehydrogenase subunit GcvPA — translated: MPFIPHTDVEVQEMLATIGVHSTDDLFDEIPTHLKNTELKHIPTGLNEMETARLLQERAQENKKGLCFIGAGAYEHHIPAAVWDLTSRGEFMTAYTPYQAEASQGTLQLIYEYQTMMTSLTGMDYSNASLYDGASALAEAILMAVRANKQSKSARILITKTLHPFYRQTIQSIVTQQKIELIEISYGDHGNTPLTALEPWNQQDICALVIQHPNFFGSFEAVDQLTDWAHENNSLVIAVTNPIALGLIKEPGQWGQKGADIVCGEGQPLGIPLAGGGPYFGFMCCKKEWVRQMPGRIVGRTVDKTGKTGFTLTLQAREQHIRRAKATSNICTNQGLLVTAATIYMSLLGARGLKTVAQTAHHNAQKLAKQLTQIAGVELVFHSPFFHEFVIRLSKPVNTLLNDLAKIGIQGGFDLSALYPELGNTLLVCVTETKNQAELDFYQQQLLHLLTSHS
- the gcvT gene encoding glycine cleavage system aminomethyltransferase GcvT: MGKRTALYTQHQMAGAKLVDFAGWEMPLHYRSQIQEHHAVRQDSGLFDVSHMLAIDILGKNSLAYLSYLLANNPQKLKPGKALYSCLLNDEAGILDDLIVYQLSEQRYRIVVNAGNREQDLHWFNKQAERFSDLLIEERHDLSILAIQGPNARQKSLPAFNATQQTLIENLKPFHCVEQNNWCVARTGYTGEDGFEVMLPHHEAETFWQRLLELDIPACGLGARDTLRLEAGFNLHGSDMDISTTPLESNLAWTIGWEPSDRDFIGREALTQQRDQLQPELVGLVLEERAILRKDCILTTEKGDKGHITSASFSPSLACSIALARLPLESGDYCQVTIRDKNYRAKIIKPPFIRKGKKAFE